From a single Aestuariibius sp. HNIBRBA575 genomic region:
- a CDS encoding cysteine hydrolase family protein gives MIGPALILIDIQTGFDAPVWGDRNNPLAEENAGRLLAAWRAQNHPVVHIRHISVEPGSPLGPQTGGTDFKPEVTPLPDEVIFDKSVNSAFIGTDLEPHLRALGVTDLVICGLTTPHCVSTTSRMAANLGFNVTLAHDACAAFTGNASTGWSDLPAMSATDIHNSAVSHLHGEFVIARPTQSFFAD, from the coding sequence ATGATTGGGCCTGCCCTGATCCTGATCGACATCCAGACCGGCTTTGATGCGCCGGTCTGGGGCGATCGCAATAACCCACTGGCCGAAGAAAATGCCGGTCGTTTGCTGGCCGCATGGCGTGCGCAGAACCACCCTGTGGTTCATATTCGCCATATCAGCGTCGAACCCGGATCGCCGCTTGGACCACAAACAGGCGGCACCGATTTCAAACCCGAAGTCACCCCCCTGCCCGACGAAGTCATTTTCGACAAATCCGTCAATTCCGCCTTTATCGGCACTGATCTGGAACCTCATTTGCGCGCCCTTGGCGTGACCGATCTGGTGATCTGTGGATTGACCACGCCCCATTGCGTGTCCACCACCAGCCGTATGGCCGCCAATCTGGGGTTCAACGTCACTTTGGCCCACGACGCCTGCGCAGCCTTCACCGGCAATGCCAGCACCGGTTGGTCCGATTTGCCAGCCATGTCAGCCACGGACATCCACAATTCCGCCGTGTCACATTTGCATGGTGAATTTGTCATCGCCCGCCCAACCCAGTCGTTTTTTGCCGACTAA
- the recJ gene encoding single-stranded-DNA-specific exonuclease RecJ, whose amino-acid sequence MNDTLAGKGTDFLGVGTSLSGRKWVGPNIEEDRQAETLIQQTGLPAPLARVLAKRGIAPQDAETYLAPALRDLLPDPRSLRDMEKAATRFLLAVKNRQRIAIFADYDVDGGTSAALLIDWLRQMGLQATLYIPDRIDEGYGPNEPAMAELAAKHDLIICVDCGTLSHDPIAAAQGADVIVLDHHLGGETLPDAHAVVNPNRQDETGDLGHLCAAAVVFLMLVEANRQMRADNAKGPDLMAMLDLVALATVADVAPLIGVNRALVRQGLKVIAQRRRIGLTALADVAGLDTTPTSYHLGFLLGPRVNAGGRIGAADLGARLLATTDPHEAAALAEKLDKLNHERREIETFVRDAALEQARERGLDGPLVWAAGEGWHPGVVGIVASRLKEATNRPAIVIGLDGDEGKGSGRSINGVDLGASIQRAVSDGLLLKGGGHKMAAGLTVARDQLEPAMARICELLAKQGAGDAGPSDLKLDGILMPGAASVELVNRLEEAGPYGASSPAPRFALPDCQILFTKEVGSGHLKLSFGDGLSARMDAIAFGALDSDMGRALMNHKGRRFHLAGRLDVNTWQGRQSVQLRLEDAAEA is encoded by the coding sequence ATGAATGATACACTTGCGGGCAAAGGAACCGATTTTCTGGGCGTTGGCACGTCTTTGTCCGGGCGCAAATGGGTAGGTCCAAACATCGAAGAAGACCGCCAAGCCGAAACGCTGATCCAGCAGACCGGCCTGCCTGCGCCGTTGGCCCGCGTGTTGGCGAAACGCGGCATCGCCCCGCAAGACGCCGAAACCTATCTGGCCCCTGCCCTGCGGGATTTGCTGCCGGACCCGCGATCACTGCGCGACATGGAAAAGGCGGCGACGCGGTTCCTGTTGGCTGTGAAAAACCGTCAACGCATTGCAATATTTGCAGATTATGATGTGGATGGCGGCACCTCAGCCGCGCTGTTGATCGATTGGCTGCGCCAGATGGGATTGCAGGCCACATTGTATATCCCGGATCGCATCGACGAAGGATACGGGCCAAATGAGCCAGCCATGGCCGAATTGGCCGCAAAGCACGATCTGATCATTTGTGTGGATTGCGGGACCCTGTCCCATGATCCTATTGCGGCAGCCCAAGGGGCGGATGTGATTGTGCTGGACCACCATCTGGGCGGCGAAACCCTGCCTGATGCCCATGCGGTTGTGAACCCCAACCGGCAGGACGAAACCGGCGATCTGGGGCATCTCTGTGCTGCGGCGGTCGTGTTTTTGATGTTGGTCGAGGCAAACCGCCAAATGCGCGCAGACAATGCCAAAGGTCCTGACCTGATGGCGATGTTGGATCTGGTGGCACTGGCGACTGTGGCGGATGTGGCACCCCTGATTGGGGTCAACCGCGCCCTGGTGCGCCAAGGGCTCAAGGTGATAGCACAGCGCCGTCGCATCGGTCTGACAGCATTGGCGGATGTGGCCGGGTTGGATACCACGCCCACGTCCTATCACCTTGGGTTCCTGTTGGGGCCACGTGTGAATGCCGGTGGACGGATTGGGGCGGCTGATCTGGGCGCGCGTCTGTTGGCCACAACTGATCCGCACGAAGCCGCCGCATTGGCCGAAAAGCTGGACAAACTGAACCACGAACGTCGCGAAATCGAAACCTTTGTACGCGACGCTGCATTGGAACAGGCGCGTGAACGGGGCCTGGACGGCCCGCTGGTCTGGGCCGCAGGCGAAGGCTGGCATCCCGGCGTGGTTGGCATCGTCGCGTCCCGATTAAAAGAGGCCACAAACCGACCCGCCATTGTCATCGGGCTGGATGGCGATGAGGGCAAAGGATCCGGGCGTTCGATCAATGGCGTCGATCTGGGCGCGTCGATCCAACGCGCAGTCAGCGATGGCCTGTTGCTCAAGGGGGGTGGGCACAAAATGGCGGCGGGCCTGACCGTGGCACGCGACCAGTTGGAACCCGCCATGGCGCGCATTTGCGAATTGCTCGCCAAACAGGGGGCCGGCGATGCGGGCCCGTCAGATTTGAAACTGGACGGTATCCTGATGCCCGGCGCCGCGTCGGTTGAACTGGTGAACAGGCTCGAAGAGGCAGGGCCTTACGGGGCCTCCTCTCCTGCGCCGCGATTCGCCCTGCCCGATTGCCAAATCCTGTTCACCAAAGAGGTGGGCAGCGGTCATCTAAAGCTGAGTTTTGGCGATGGATTGTCGGCGCGCATGGATGCAATCGCATTTGGCGCGCTGGACAGCGACATGGGGCGCGCGTTGATGAACCACAAAGGCAGGCGATTCCATCTGGCGGGACGTCTGGATGTGAACACGTGGCAAGGGCGTCAATCTGTGCAGCTGCGATTAGAAGATGCCGCCGAGGCCTGA
- a CDS encoding DsbA family protein, whose protein sequence is MKKPLRIDVVSDVMCPWCIVGYQQLTRALEAEGTEYELHWHPFELNPDMPAEGQNLRDHLVEKYNITVAQSEQNRAQLTELGAGLGFTFQFSDATRMHNTFNTHQLLHWAESLDRKHDLKLALFEAYFTDGRNLSDDSVLADIAGEIGLDRDEALAVLADQRYAKAVREAQSFWVNQGIRGVPAVVFDQKHLVTGAQGVENYSNILNRLDKAPA, encoded by the coding sequence ATGAAAAAGCCGCTCAGGATTGATGTTGTATCAGATGTGATGTGCCCGTGGTGCATCGTTGGCTATCAGCAACTGACCCGCGCCCTAGAGGCCGAGGGCACAGAGTACGAATTGCACTGGCATCCGTTTGAATTGAACCCAGACATGCCAGCCGAAGGGCAGAACCTGCGCGATCATCTGGTTGAGAAATACAACATCACGGTCGCGCAGTCAGAACAAAACCGCGCGCAGCTGACCGAATTGGGGGCAGGGCTGGGGTTTACGTTTCAGTTCAGTGACGCAACCCGGATGCATAACACGTTTAACACCCATCAATTGTTGCATTGGGCCGAGAGCTTGGATCGCAAGCACGATTTGAAACTGGCGCTGTTTGAGGCGTATTTCACCGATGGGCGCAACCTATCGGATGATTCTGTTTTGGCGGATATTGCGGGTGAAATTGGGTTGGATCGGGACGAAGCATTGGCCGTGTTGGCCGATCAACGGTACGCAAAAGCGGTGCGCGAGGCGCAAAGTTTTTGGGTCAACCAAGGCATCCGCGGCGTTCCGGCCGTGGTGTTTGACCAGAAACATCTGGTGACCGGTGCGCAAGGCGTTGAAAACTATTCCAACATCCTCAATCGGCTAGACAAAGCCCCTGCATAG
- a CDS encoding LysR family transcriptional regulator — translation MTASRSRTPGLSCLTAFEAVARLGSVTDAASELDLTQSAVSRQIQRLETQLGTSLFERDRKRLRLTQPGRHYASEIRAGLAQISAATIALQANPDGGILNLAILPSFGTHWLAPRLPDFLRNHPGITLHMSTRTVPFDFTAAPGEAAFHAAIHRGQNDWPGTNALKLWDEQILAVASAQLLQSGKAQSLPRLQLETRPQAWAQWSTDQGWAEHRQPVMVVDQFGTMLRAALAGLGVALMPDYLVAQELENGTLVQLPDTKPTSTGAYYLVWPEKGGENPTLVAFRDWLSSQPAPVPIAISAM, via the coding sequence ATGACCGCATCACGCAGCCGCACCCCCGGATTGTCATGCCTGACGGCCTTTGAGGCGGTTGCGCGGCTTGGCTCTGTGACGGATGCTGCGTCTGAGCTGGATTTGACCCAAAGCGCGGTGAGCCGCCAAATCCAGCGACTAGAAACCCAATTGGGCACATCTTTGTTTGAAAGGGATCGCAAACGCCTGCGCCTGACGCAACCGGGGCGGCATTATGCGAGCGAAATTCGCGCAGGGTTGGCCCAGATTTCTGCCGCCACGATTGCCTTGCAGGCCAATCCGGATGGCGGCATTTTGAATTTGGCCATTTTGCCCAGCTTTGGCACCCATTGGCTGGCCCCCCGATTGCCGGATTTTCTGCGCAATCATCCAGGGATCACGTTGCATATGTCTACGCGGACAGTACCGTTTGATTTCACCGCAGCGCCGGGCGAAGCGGCGTTTCATGCGGCCATCCATCGTGGTCAAAACGACTGGCCGGGCACCAACGCGTTGAAATTGTGGGACGAACAAATTCTGGCCGTGGCAAGCGCGCAATTGCTGCAATCCGGCAAGGCCCAGTCGCTCCCACGTTTGCAGCTGGAAACCCGACCGCAGGCTTGGGCGCAATGGTCCACCGATCAGGGCTGGGCTGAGCACCGCCAACCCGTGATGGTGGTGGATCAATTTGGTACCATGTTGCGGGCGGCCCTTGCTGGGTTAGGGGTCGCTTTGATGCCGGATTATCTGGTGGCGCAGGAACTGGAAAACGGAACATTGGTGCAATTGCCAGATACCAAACCCACCAGCACGGGGGCGTATTATCTGGTTTGGCCAGAAAAGGGCGGCGAAAACCCGACATTGGTGGCGTTTCGCGATTGGCTATCCAGCCAGCCCGCGCCAGTTCCGATAGCGATCTCAGCGATGTAA
- a CDS encoding acyl-CoA dehydrogenase, with protein MPHTLSAQSQPELSSFSWEDPLLLDTQLTQEERMLRDAAREFAQDKLQPRVTKAYATEHTDPDIFREMGDMGLLGTTIPETYGGLGTNYVSYGLVAREIERVDSGYRSMMSVQSSLVMYPIYAYGTQEQRQKYLPGLAAGTLIGCFGLTEPDAGSDPGSLKTRATKTATGYTLTGSKMWISNSPIADVFVVWAKSDAHDGKIKGFVLEKGMAGLTTPKIDGKLSLRASITGEIVMDDVQVGEDALLPNVSGLKGPFGCLNRARYGIAWGVMGAAEACWHGARQYGLDRKQFGKPLAQTQLFQLKLANMQTEITLGLQAALQVGRLMDDARAAPEMISLIKRNNCGKALEIARHSRDMHGGNGIADEFQIMRHMINLETVNTYEGTHDVHALILGRAQTGLQAFF; from the coding sequence ATGCCCCATACTCTTTCTGCCCAGAGCCAGCCGGAATTGTCATCCTTTTCCTGGGAGGATCCCCTGCTGCTAGACACGCAATTAACCCAAGAAGAACGCATGTTACGGGATGCGGCGCGGGAATTTGCGCAGGACAAATTGCAGCCTCGGGTCACCAAGGCCTATGCGACGGAACACACCGACCCGGATATTTTTCGGGAAATGGGGGATATGGGCCTGCTTGGCACAACGATCCCGGAAACATATGGCGGATTGGGGACAAATTACGTGTCTTATGGTCTGGTGGCCCGCGAAATTGAGCGTGTGGATTCCGGCTATCGGTCGATGATGTCGGTCCAGTCCTCTTTGGTGATGTACCCGATCTATGCCTATGGCACCCAAGAGCAGCGCCAGAAATATCTGCCCGGCTTGGCCGCGGGGACGTTGATCGGGTGTTTTGGCCTCACGGAACCAGATGCAGGATCGGATCCCGGCAGCCTGAAAACCCGCGCCACAAAAACCGCCACCGGGTACACATTGACTGGCAGCAAAATGTGGATTTCCAACAGTCCAATCGCGGATGTGTTTGTGGTTTGGGCCAAATCCGACGCCCATGACGGCAAAATCAAAGGCTTTGTTCTGGAAAAAGGCATGGCGGGCCTGACGACCCCAAAAATCGACGGAAAATTGTCGCTACGTGCATCGATTACCGGCGAAATTGTCATGGATGATGTCCAAGTCGGCGAAGACGCCTTATTGCCGAATGTAAGCGGCCTGAAAGGACCGTTTGGGTGCCTGAACCGGGCGCGGTACGGCATTGCGTGGGGCGTTATGGGCGCGGCCGAGGCGTGCTGGCACGGCGCACGTCAATATGGGCTGGATCGCAAACAATTCGGCAAACCTTTGGCGCAAACGCAGCTGTTTCAGCTAAAACTGGCCAATATGCAGACCGAAATCACGCTGGGTTTGCAGGCCGCGTTGCAGGTCGGACGATTGATGGATGATGCCCGCGCCGCCCCCGAAATGATCAGTCTGATCAAACGAAACAATTGCGGCAAAGCGCTGGAAATCGCCCGCCATTCCCGTGACATGCATGGGGGCAATGGCATCGCGGATGAATTCCAGATCATGCGCCACATGATCAATCTGGAAACCGTGAACACCTATGAGGGCACCCATGATGTGCATGCTCTGATCTTGGGCCGTGCACAAACTGGATTACAGGCGTTTTTCTAA
- a CDS encoding thiamine pyrophosphate-dependent enzyme produces the protein MDRADIVDQAFRNRVARGDFPIGAAPSGPLSSKQALAIFKAQCQSRNLDRRSRKMQAAGQGYYTIGSSGHEGMAAVAAALRPDDMAFLHYRDGAFQTMRSAQVSGIDPVRDMLLSFATAMDDPISGGRHKVLGSKPLNIPPQTSTIASHLPKAVGAAYSIGLAKRHAPQHQTLANDGIVMCSFGDASSNHSTAQGAINSACWTSYQSAPLPLLFVCEDNGIGISTRTPKGWVAANYAHKPGLAYFSANGLDLFETFRVTQAAADYVRHQKKPAFLHLSLVRLYGHAGSDVQQSYLQKQVFEDWEADDPLLHSARLLIEYGAARPDDILAMYQHAEDHCTTIAQQVVTRPHLQTGEQVMASLIPPTRACAEINPIHPDARQAAFGSDFKLMASPQPMSRLLNWALTDLMLQHREIILMGEDVGRKGGVYGVTQKLQDRFGADRIIDTLLDEQSILGLAIGLAHNGFVPMPEIQFLAYLHNAEDQLRGEAATLPFFSNGQFSNPMVLRIAGLGYQKGFGGHFHNDNSLAVLRDIPGIIIACPSRGDDAAMMLRECVRLAHEEQRVVVFVEPIALYPMRDLITDKDGGWMAQYPAPDQRIGLGHVGVDGDGPLAILTYGNGRYLSTQAVTDLAADGISARVIDMRWLAPLPINGILEALQGAKKVLIVDECRTTGSQSEALMAMLQEQTSLAHARIAALDSFVATGPAYAATMPSRSSIAAAARALWNDV, from the coding sequence ATGGATCGTGCGGATATTGTTGATCAGGCGTTTCGCAACCGGGTCGCAAGGGGGGATTTCCCAATTGGCGCTGCGCCTTCTGGCCCGCTGAGCAGCAAACAGGCCCTCGCGATTTTCAAAGCCCAGTGCCAGAGCCGCAATTTAGACCGCAGATCACGCAAAATGCAGGCCGCCGGCCAAGGCTATTATACGATCGGGTCGTCTGGGCACGAAGGCATGGCCGCCGTGGCCGCTGCCCTGCGGCCCGATGATATGGCGTTTTTGCATTACCGTGACGGGGCGTTTCAAACCATGCGGTCGGCGCAGGTGTCTGGCATTGATCCGGTTCGCGATATGCTGCTCAGCTTTGCGACGGCGATGGATGATCCAATCTCAGGCGGACGGCACAAAGTGCTGGGATCAAAGCCTTTGAACATACCGCCCCAAACCTCGACCATTGCGTCCCACTTACCCAAAGCGGTGGGGGCGGCCTATTCCATCGGGCTGGCCAAACGCCATGCCCCGCAGCATCAGACACTGGCCAATGATGGCATCGTCATGTGTTCCTTTGGGGATGCGTCATCAAACCATTCGACCGCTCAGGGCGCAATCAATTCGGCCTGCTGGACATCCTATCAATCCGCGCCCCTTCCTCTGCTTTTTGTTTGCGAAGACAACGGCATAGGCATTTCCACCCGCACTCCCAAAGGCTGGGTTGCCGCCAATTATGCCCATAAACCCGGCTTGGCCTATTTTAGCGCCAATGGGCTGGATCTATTTGAAACATTCCGCGTAACGCAGGCGGCGGCAGATTATGTACGCCACCAGAAAAAGCCCGCTTTCCTGCATCTGTCATTGGTGCGGCTTTATGGTCATGCCGGATCAGATGTTCAGCAATCTTACTTGCAAAAACAGGTGTTCGAAGACTGGGAAGCGGATGATCCATTGCTGCATTCCGCACGTTTGCTGATCGAATATGGGGCGGCTCGCCCGGATGATATTCTGGCGATGTATCAACACGCCGAGGATCATTGCACCACCATCGCCCAACAGGTCGTGACCCGCCCTCATTTGCAAACCGGCGAACAGGTGATGGCATCGCTGATCCCCCCAACGCGCGCTTGCGCTGAGATAAACCCAATTCACCCCGACGCTCGCCAAGCCGCGTTTGGGTCGGATTTCAAACTGATGGCCAGCCCCCAACCCATGTCGCGATTGCTGAACTGGGCGTTAACCGACCTGATGTTGCAGCACCGCGAAATCATTTTGATGGGCGAAGATGTCGGACGCAAAGGGGGCGTTTATGGCGTCACGCAGAAATTACAGGACCGGTTTGGCGCCGATCGCATAATTGACACCCTACTGGACGAACAAAGCATCCTCGGGCTGGCAATCGGGCTGGCGCATAACGGTTTTGTCCCAATGCCGGAAATCCAGTTTCTGGCGTATTTGCACAATGCCGAGGATCAGCTCAGAGGAGAAGCGGCCACTTTGCCGTTCTTTTCAAATGGGCAATTCAGCAATCCGATGGTGCTGCGCATTGCCGGGCTTGGATACCAAAAAGGCTTTGGTGGGCATTTTCATAACGACAATTCATTGGCTGTGTTACGTGACATTCCGGGGATCATCATCGCCTGCCCGTCACGCGGGGATGATGCGGCAATGATGCTGCGCGAATGTGTCCGTTTGGCCCACGAGGAACAGCGCGTGGTGGTGTTTGTGGAACCTATCGCGCTTTATCCGATGCGCGATTTGATCACCGACAAAGACGGCGGTTGGATGGCACAATACCCCGCCCCGGACCAGCGTATTGGGCTGGGTCACGTCGGGGTTGATGGCGATGGACCACTGGCGATTTTGACCTATGGCAATGGTCGGTATCTATCGACCCAAGCGGTCACAGATCTGGCCGCCGACGGGATCAGCGCCCGAGTCATTGATATGCGCTGGCTTGCACCATTGCCGATCAACGGTATTCTTGAGGCATTGCAAGGGGCTAAAAAGGTGCTGATCGTGGATGAATGTCGCACAACAGGAAGCCAATCTGAGGCCTTGATGGCGATGCTGCAGGAACAAACCTCGCTTGCGCATGCGCGGATCGCAGCCCTGGACAGCTTTGTGGCCACCGGCCCGGCATATGCGGCCACCATGCCGTCGCGCAGCTCCATTGCTGCGGCGGCGCGGGCATTGTGGAATGACGTCTGA
- a CDS encoding NAD(P)/FAD-dependent oxidoreductase, whose amino-acid sequence MTSELSDTLWYETCRDRFSAPSLSDYITCDIAIIGGGYTGLSAALQAANLGAKVCLIEAGTIGQGGSGRNVGLVNAGLWLPPDDIASKLGADIAQRLTTHLARAPDLVFDLINQHGIACDPVRNGTLHCAHSPSGLRDLQNRFAQLRARDAPVAMISEGETARRVGTSGLCGALFDPRAGTIQPLAYAKGLARAAHKNGAMLFEHSPALSVQKEAQFWRIKTPDGQIRATSILVATNGYTIPFETLFSPQIPMKTIPIHYFQAATPPLNDQQRAQILPNQEGCWDTALIMSSWRMDVSGRLIIGGMGRLDHIAGNVHSAWLRRKLSKMFPMLRDTPLAHSWFGRIAMTPKHIPKILQFGPNAFAIFGYSGRGIGPGTFFGTQMGSALVSGDLTHLPVPPERDHSVAFSGLCEAFYETGATLSHLIRDRGAK is encoded by the coding sequence ATGACGTCTGAACTCTCTGATACATTGTGGTACGAAACGTGCCGCGATAGGTTTTCTGCCCCAAGTTTGAGCGATTATATAACCTGCGATATCGCAATAATCGGCGGGGGTTATACTGGCCTTTCTGCTGCGTTACAGGCCGCAAATCTAGGCGCAAAGGTCTGTTTGATCGAAGCGGGCACAATTGGCCAAGGCGGGTCTGGCCGCAATGTTGGATTGGTCAATGCAGGCCTGTGGTTGCCACCTGACGACATCGCTTCAAAACTGGGGGCCGACATTGCGCAGCGGCTGACCACACATTTGGCTCGTGCGCCGGATCTGGTGTTTGATTTGATAAATCAGCACGGTATCGCATGTGACCCAGTCCGCAACGGTACATTGCATTGCGCCCATTCCCCCAGCGGATTGCGCGATCTGCAAAACCGTTTTGCGCAGCTACGCGCCCGCGATGCCCCTGTCGCGATGATCTCAGAAGGTGAAACGGCCCGACGCGTTGGTACGTCGGGGTTATGTGGCGCGCTCTTTGATCCGCGTGCCGGGACGATCCAGCCCCTTGCTTATGCCAAAGGATTGGCGCGCGCGGCACATAAAAATGGGGCCATGTTATTTGAACATTCCCCCGCATTATCGGTGCAAAAAGAAGCGCAATTCTGGCGCATAAAAACGCCTGACGGCCAAATCCGCGCAACGTCAATCTTGGTTGCGACCAATGGATATACAATCCCGTTTGAAACTCTATTTTCCCCGCAAATCCCAATGAAAACAATTCCAATCCACTATTTTCAGGCCGCAACACCCCCTTTGAACGACCAACAGCGCGCCCAAATCCTGCCAAACCAAGAGGGTTGCTGGGACACGGCTTTGATAATGTCATCATGGCGGATGGACGTGTCAGGCCGGTTGATCATTGGAGGGATGGGGCGACTTGATCATATTGCCGGCAATGTGCATTCCGCTTGGCTAAGGCGGAAATTGTCAAAAATGTTTCCAATGTTGCGTGATACCCCCCTGGCCCATTCGTGGTTTGGACGGATCGCCATGACCCCAAAACACATCCCAAAAATCCTGCAATTCGGCCCCAATGCCTTTGCAATTTTTGGCTATTCTGGGCGGGGTATTGGGCCGGGAACGTTTTTTGGTACCCAAATGGGGTCCGCTTTGGTTTCAGGGGACCTAACGCACCTGCCTGTACCGCCAGAACGTGATCACTCAGTGGCCTTTTCGGGCCTGTGCGAAGCCTTTTACGAAACCGGTGCGACCTTGTCCCATTTGATCCGTGATCGCGGCGCAAAATAG
- a CDS encoding LacI family DNA-binding transcriptional regulator, producing MSEHRNRADHKITTRRVTIADVSDALGLTKSTVSRALNGYPDIADATRLRVANMATKLGYRPLSHAQAIKTGRTRSLGLVVQTGDHDGASPFLADFLAGISFAASSEGWTLSVATSTDMQDTLEKIQELQRDRKADGFILPRTMLLDPRVDLLQATNTPFVLFGRTETSQDCAWYDILGERAMERAVVRLSAMGHRQIAFVNGGLDYTYAKLRREGYLHGLNVTGLDIDPDLIIENAVTPDAGRLATLSLLSRPSPPTAIVFSVDRAALGAYHAAQELGLTLGRDFSVIAYDGIPEGAYQTPPLSTYSVRHREAGERLGHMLIEIIRGNTSKNIPDTAQETALADFLDRGSAAPPALTSNELARKIRNHSDDQISNGRIPK from the coding sequence ATGTCTGAGCATCGCAACCGCGCTGACCACAAAATCACCACGCGTCGCGTGACGATTGCGGATGTGTCCGACGCGCTTGGCTTAACCAAAAGCACCGTGTCCAGAGCCCTGAACGGATACCCAGACATCGCCGATGCCACACGATTGCGCGTCGCCAATATGGCAACCAAATTGGGCTATCGCCCCCTGTCCCATGCACAGGCCATTAAAACCGGGCGCACACGTTCCTTGGGACTTGTTGTTCAAACCGGCGATCACGACGGAGCCAGCCCATTTTTGGCGGATTTCCTCGCGGGGATTTCTTTTGCTGCATCATCAGAAGGGTGGACATTGTCGGTCGCCACATCCACCGACATGCAGGATACGCTGGAAAAAATCCAAGAATTGCAGCGGGACCGCAAAGCGGATGGATTTATCCTGCCACGCACGATGTTGCTCGATCCGCGGGTGGATCTGTTACAGGCCACCAACACACCTTTTGTGCTGTTTGGGCGCACCGAAACCAGTCAGGATTGTGCATGGTATGACATCCTCGGGGAACGGGCGATGGAACGGGCTGTTGTACGTTTGTCGGCCATGGGGCATCGCCAAATTGCCTTTGTAAACGGGGGCTTGGATTACACTTATGCAAAATTACGCCGCGAAGGGTATTTGCACGGATTGAACGTCACAGGTTTGGATATCGATCCTGATCTGATCATCGAAAACGCCGTCACACCCGATGCAGGCCGTCTGGCCACCCTATCGCTGCTCAGCCGTCCCAGCCCGCCGACCGCCATCGTGTTCAGCGTGGATCGCGCTGCCTTGGGGGCCTATCACGCCGCGCAGGAACTGGGGCTGACATTGGGGCGCGATTTTTCGGTGATCGCCTATGATGGCATCCCCGAAGGCGCCTATCAAACCCCGCCCCTGTCCACCTATTCCGTGCGCCACCGCGAAGCCGGGGAACGGCTGGGTCACATGTTGATCGAAATCATCCGGGGCAACACATCCAAAAACATACCAGATACCGCGCAGGAAACCGCACTGGCCGATTTTCTGGATCGCGGATCGGCGGCTCCGCCCGCCCTGACGTCAAATGAACTGGCCAGAAAAATCCGAAACCATTCGGACGATCAAATATCCAACGGGAGGATACCAAAATGA